In the Enterococcus saigonensis genome, one interval contains:
- the rplT gene encoding 50S ribosomal protein L20, which translates to MARVKGGTVTRKRRKKVLKLAKGYYGSKHTLFKTAKEQVMNSYNYAYRDRRQKKRDFRKLWIARINAAARMNNLSYSKLMHGLKLAEIDINRKMLADLAVNDAAAFTALADQAKDALAK; encoded by the coding sequence ATGGCACGTGTTAAAGGTGGAACAGTAACTCGTAAACGTCGTAAAAAAGTGCTTAAATTAGCTAAAGGTTACTACGGTTCCAAACATACTTTATTTAAAACAGCAAAAGAACAAGTAATGAATTCATACAACTACGCATATCGCGATCGTCGTCAGAAAAAACGTGACTTCCGCAAATTATGGATTGCGCGTATCAACGCAGCAGCTCGTATGAATAACTTAAGCTACTCAAAATTGATGCATGGCTTAAAATTGGCTGAAATCGACATCAACCGCAAAATGTTAGCTGATCTTGCAGTTAACGATGCAGCAGCTTTCACTGCCTTAGCTGACCAAGCGAAAGATGCTTTAGCAAAATAA
- the rpmI gene encoding 50S ribosomal protein L35, translating to MPKQKTHRGLAKRVKRTGKGGLKRFRAFTSHRFHGKTKKQRRQLRKASMVSAGDYKRIRQQLARMK from the coding sequence ATGCCAAAACAAAAAACACACCGCGGTTTAGCAAAACGCGTAAAACGTACCGGTAAAGGCGGATTAAAACGATTCCGCGCGTTTACAAGTCACCGTTTCCACGGCAAAACAAAAAAGCAACGCCGTCAATTGCGTAAAGCAAGCATGGTGTCAGCTGGCGATTACAAACGTATCCGCCAACAATTAGCTCGCATGAAATAA